The Quercus lobata isolate SW786 chromosome 9, ValleyOak3.0 Primary Assembly, whole genome shotgun sequence region aaattattatccaAAGTTttagtaataattaataaaattataagcTAAGGAGGTACTCTAACCACCCAAAAAAGAcccatatatatgtatgtatgtatgtatgtagaTTATATccttatttcaaaaaaaaaaaaaaaaaaaaaaaaaaaaattgtaaatggTGAAGTGTCTAAATGTAAAACTATATAATAGTTcctttccattcttttttttttctttctttctttttaaatttatcccCTCTAGAGGTCTCTTTTTTAACTCCCAAAAAAGACtctaaatgaaataaatatatattcgaatcctttttattttacgATCCATCCATTTTATCATAACCCATTCCCACTTTCTTGAATTTTCATCAtaagaatatattatataaatttgagTTTtcattttaactatatatacacacgaTAAATTATTTAGATAGCTAGATTTACCttgatatatatagattaaataaCTATATTATATGttagaaaaatgttaagaaaTAAATGAGAAATTGACTCCTAGTGGGTCCATTTGAACATGGATTTAAAGTGGAGAAAAAAATTGAGCTCCATATAGGAAAAGGAAAGAGTGAGtatattaatttatatgctCATGGGTTGGACATTGGGTTGGGCTTATATTTGTTCACTAACGTATTTATTTATAGTTCCTCATTCATAAAAATTACTTTGGGTATAGGGTTTAGAAGAGAAGGGTCATGGTTGGTTGATTTGAAGGGCTAAGTTGATAGATATCATTGGGTTCAAAGAGGGGCAACCACCCAACCATTCACAATCTGAACCCTCTTTCTAAAACTATTATGagtgtgaagaagaagaagaagcaatgccctttttaaaattacttttaatgagaaaaaaaattactttttaatgagaaactctccagagagaaaatatttttgtgcttaAACATagagtcaaagagagagaactcAACGTAGTTCAATTCATTCAGCACAGACCTTGCAATGCTTCTTCTTCGTATTGTTGATCATTTTATCCTGAGAGGCAAATGTCTGCATGAGTCTCTAAGTACCACGAATTATGTGAGAGGAGGTGAAAACTGCTTTAAGGAGATTGTGTCAAATACAAAACTTAATCAGTTCTGTATCATCCATCCTTCACAAACTTAATTAATTCTACATTCATCCTTCACACATCTAATCTGTGagttgtttaattattttaaagatTTCTTTTCATATGTgagttatttaattattttacagATTTGTTTTCATATATTGAATCTGTAGTtcttaccccccccccccccccacaccccccaaaaaaaaaaaaaaaaaaaaactcactacTCCTCTAcgccaattaactaaatttacatttttcttattatgtGATTACTTCAAGATACaattgattaaataaaaaactccCAACtacattaaaaaccaaaaaaccaattggtgaaTATTAAGATGATGACAAAATGCATCCATCAGTTTTGATGACAAAGAACAACTATCACCAAACGGATATATCTAAAGaataatcatatcatgtaacAGGCCAAAAACCAATTAATGTCTTAGCTAAATTGATGATAAATAGTAATCATCTTGCAGCAAATGAAGATGAAAAATTTATCTACATAAAAAACCAATGGATTAAAATGATCAATCGGATAAAAAATCGAACCATAAACCAATTAATATCTTAAGCTGATAATAAAAGatattaattggtttttatagGTGAAGATAAAGAGCAATAAttgttttaacttttcttttttaaggctttttttttcctcaagatGTTGTAAGATAGAGTTGCTTCGACTCTTAAAAATTATGCTTGTAAATCGATTGCTACTAAGACTTGGATGGGGTGGACATCTCCATCCTGGTTCAGTTATGCCCCTtgtatattttcttatatttctaaCTGAATAAAATTACTCTGCCgcattatttctaaaaaaataaaaataaaaacttaaacacgTGTATTTCTGCATGCATATATTTTGCATCACTTGTCATGTCTCCTTAGCTAAAAGCATGCATTTTGACACGTGTACTTTTCATGCAACTATTgtgtttgacaaaaattaaaaagccaacttattttactattcaatttatttttcttattatttatgagCTCCACTAtcttttttggtactattcataagtctaCTTTAtcatttcagctaacttttaactttatttacgtagcaaaaagttttcagttttcagcagtAAAGTAAGTAGATTCCAAACAGAGCCTGAATTAGCTCTCCTAGACTGAAATTAAATGACCCTATAGTGCATGGGTGACCTATATCGTCTTCCATTCAcgaatgaaattaataacaggCGCTCAACTTAAATCCAAAAGTAAGTAGATCCCAAACAGAGCTTGAATTAGCTCTCCTAGATTGAAATTAAATGACCCTATAGTGCATGGGTAACCTATATCGTCTTCCATTCACGAATGAAATTAATAACTAGCGCTCAACttaaatcaaaaggaaaagaaaaccttgtgtgtgggtttgtttcaaaaaaaaaaaaaatgaaaatagaattttaagtTTACCAGGAGTAGAAAAGTAGAATTCATTACAAAGAGCGTAGCATACCCCATAAagcaacaaaaaagaagttttttttttttttttttttggtaaacaaaaaGAAGTTGTTTATTACAACATAAAATAAACGAAACACACATGCACAACAAATGACCCATTCTTAAGTACAGCTTATattatcataaatatatatagagaggcagagagatCACGATCAGGTGCATGGTGGTGCAGCTAGCTTAAGAGGCCTGAGTTCCAGAGATGTGTTGCTGACCAAACTGCTCAGCCCTATCCTTCATCTCTCGAGCCTTACTAGCTAGCTTCAATCGCGCATGGTCAAGTTGGTCTGCACCAGGTGGGTGCTTCCCAGTCACGTACCTATAAATCCAAGACAGAACCGTCACTGCCGCAACACCGAACCCACCTGAAGCTAAGAACCCCATGAAAATAAGCGCTACTGTGATGACCGCAGGGACAAGAACCGGACTGAATATCAAGAACAGTGGGGTTGCTATGGTCAAGGCAATGACTGTAGCAGCTAGGATCAAACAGGAGAGGATTAGGAGGGACCCACCTGCAGTGGCTGCAGTGGCTGCCCTGACAACTTGTTGGGCCCGGCTTTGTTGGCCCGGTTGTTGTTGGTACTGGGATTGTTGTTGGAGCTCCGCCATTTTTTGATGAAGATTGATAGATCAGACGGTGGCGGATCAAAGGGGAAGTGTGTGTGCGTATGTGTGTGAGATGAATCGgtgtgggtgagagagagatttataaAGAGGGGATGGGAATGAAGATGGAGTGGCACGTGTTTCAGAAAAGGTGGCAAGTGTTGCGGAGTTTGTCATGCAGGGGTTGCATGTAAACGAAGTGGCTTTGTTTTCGGACACGTCGTTTTTATCTTATTCGAGGTTTTGAGACAGAGAGATAGGGGTTTGGGAGGTTTCGACTTTCGAGCACTTCGATCTGCTGGAAATAATGGAGTGTAACAGTAGCTGCTCTAGGAATTTAGTTCAGGGTGTTTTTTAAGaagtataaattatacaattttatttctttttagccTTTAGGTAATTAGGTTTGAttcaatgttattaatttcattccGTTCCAGTGGTAACAGTCGGAAAATACCATGCCGGTAAACAAACTGGAACAGTAACCCACCCTATTttatttcagaaaaaaaaatttcaagtcatTTCGATCTATTTGGGTGTTTCGGTAAATACTGGCCGAAATTCAAGATTCGGCCGACATAaagtttgtgcttaaaaaaaaaaaaaaatattcttaaaaccaaaacaaatttgcactctgtaaaccaaaaaacctcaaaaggaaaaaaaattaaaaaaaaaaaaaaaaaaaagaaatgaaatgaacaaaggtACTCGTATAGCTAACAAAAATCATATTGAGAAATTTGAGATTCAAAACTTGAGAAAATGCACTACCACACTAGTATTGGTAGAAGAAACAAAAGTTACGAACAAGGAGGAAGGCAAAATGTAGATGTAAAAGTGTAGATGAagatgtgataaaatttaaaagtatgaagtgtaaaaatcgaagagACAGAAGATGTGTGGTTAagaataaacaagaaaaaataattaaaaatgagaaataagtAATATATATCTGGTGAGGAAAAATaatacaatattaaaaaataataaaaggttgAAAATTGTGTTGTATTGGGCAGTATGCTTAGTCAAAGGAATCAAGCCACTGCCCAGCTTGTAgtagttttattataatttttttttcttcagattttagttcaatttttttttttgagtttttcctttttgcttgaaagacccctgtgggtacctaaggcatgcttgcaacgtcctaggAAAGAGCTAGTAGTACACTATTCCTTCACTTCAAAacttataaggtagaaagtgGGGGGATTTCTCTTCGATGTGGGacgcctaggacgttgcaaagcatgacaaggtcggccaaggacgttgccaagcatgcctaggacgttgctaAGCATGCtgaggacgttgcaaagcatgccgaggacgttgcaaagcatgccgaggTCGGCCAAGGACATTgtcaagcatgcctaggacgttgcaaacatgcctaagcatgccttaggtatCCACAATAAAAGGATCCTTTtattgtgggtacctaaggcatgcttaggcatgcttgcaacgtcctTGGCTGACCttggcatgctttgcaacgtcctaggcgtCCCACATCGAAGAGAAATCCCCCCACTTTCTAACTTATAAGTTTTGAAGCgaaggagtagtgtaccactAGCTCTTTCCTAGGACGTTGCTAAGCATGCCGAGATTGGCCAAGGatgttgccaagcatgccttagATACCCACAACcccaatatattgttaagttgcccaaattatggaccaaaatttaattttatttgcataaaaaaaattcagggtggtcccaagaatttttttaaaggtaaataagtataaattttaaaattattatatataattttttattttaggttaaGGTAGTCCTGGGACCTAGagatggcaattttgccccgcCCCTCCCCGTTTCGCCCCAGCGGGTTTTCCCTACCCCGCAAAGGtagtggggcggggatggggcaagattttagccccacACCGTGGTGCGAGAAAGGGATaagtttagactttttagacccgcCCTGCCCCACCCCGCATtgctaagggttataattgtaaaattttcataccctaaaaccctactatttaaacaaacatatcaatattagcttattttattctacccaatgtggttctctacctttattttgttatgtgttatactatgagattttctTGTGATTATCTTGTTAAAcgcttggatatattattcaattttaaaaaaaaattgatttgatgggataaatttagttgtaatttcaagtatatttttgttaatgaaataggtttctttagacactcaattttacacccatgatttaatcaaggaaaatgacttgaatgaccatccatgtaccctaaaaatcatgattgcattacatacattaatttgtttttgtattacatgcatcaatttgtctttgcattacatgcattaatttattcattgcatatcataaaaatgatcttgagattctaatggtCAAAATGGTGTGTCTGGTTTCCAAATTGGACCATCGgatcgaaagatatcgcatgatcaagttgcACGATCAatatgcattgtgtctaggtagagtCGATCACACatgatcaatttaaattaattttgattggttaagcaattaaaattgttaggttctaaagacttaggtttttatgtatttaaaactctaatatgtatttttgggaaaccatgatcaaaacaatgtgtttagaagtgttttagtcttactcaaagttgtatattttatgtaaagttggaatcaagctAATGCAGAAAGTATTGTGCATTTCAGtctagctcgatcgatcgaagcttaggctcaatCAGTCGAATCTCGGgtagaatgttttttttctgcagatttccaactcagccctagttgtttaaaacgtttagagttttctaatttgttctaagtataaaaggcaaaccctagccacgtttttgtgTTGCTCATATcactgtttgtgtaaatctcttgtgagatctagaggagctttcctttacacaaacttagggttttcaaggaggacatattatctacaccttgatgatcaactcggttgctgccattgaagcttaaaaaaaatacaagcgGGTGTTCTTGTatttggtggtgaatccaagaaagaaggagtccgtggattcgaaaCTTGCACGtagtcatgtcagtaagttctactagttggtagtaataagaagtcgagcatgggggcttgtaagtcttattgtatgaatttcgattctttcaagatagtggattcaattttaccttgaggatagctaggtcaaatcctccccaggtttttaccgatttggtttcctgggtgatcatatcttgtattatttatctttccactgctttgcatgatatgatttttgtgattgtgataacctagatttgttaaattggactaagtaataacttggctaattacctaggttaaatcaattgtgttttaaggggtctaaaaactatcaagtggtatcagagtaggttgCTCTCTTATTGTTGaccttttgatcactgagctgatccttgacccctgttgtcatggaacacagacactctctagttattcctcctcactttgatgggaataattatgcttattagaaagtaaggatgaaagcattcctgaaattgattaatgagagagtctggaactccgttgaatacgaatgggagaagcccactactcctgttagtgagtgggaaacttctcaaaaagaagcagttgcgttcaatagcaaggctatgaatgttatctttaacgctgtttctatggaggaatttaagagaatctctaatgttgaggttgctcatactgcttggaatatccttcagactgtgcatgaaggcacaaaagctgtcaaaatcaataaattgcagcaattgacttctaaatttgaaagtattaggatgtctgatgatgaatcttttgatgaattctatgctaaattgaatgatattgttaattctgcttttaacttgggtgaaatctatgatcaacctaaaattgttaggaagattcttaaatctttaactgaagactttagacccaaggtgactgccattactgaaagtaaggatgtgaactccatccctgttgataaACTTGTAAGATCTCTTTaatcttatgagttggatctacccaaaactacaaaatccaaatcaatggctcttaagtcaattgatgatgttgaaggtggtggatttgatgatgagctctctgctacagagattgcttaccttgccaagaactttagaaactttctcaagaatagtaacagaaaggcaagaggcacaaacactgctgaacctagaaactttaggaagcatgatcccactaaggttaacaataatgataaacctagagaaaaagtaggtcaattttctaataattctttgggttctcagtgttttggatgtcaagggtatggtcacatgaaatctgaatgtcctacctatttgaagtctaagggtaaggctatggctgtaacccttagtgatggtgaagtttctgataatgagtctgattgtgacgaggatggaaacttcattactttcactgctACAGCTATAGTCAATGAGAGCATATATGTTGAAGaaaacccttctgatggggaactctctgaggatgcagatcttcaagagacctataataaactttgtaaagttgctgcaaaagatgctatgaatgttgaactttgcctgaaaaaaattgaatctcttgagcttgataagaagaatttgcttataaaactgtttgatgctaatgaacttttgaacatgagaatatgcttttgcttgataaagttaaatctttggaacttgatttatccgttgctagttctaaacttgatcaaatgttgaGTGTTTAGAAGTCTCCTTCTGACAAAtctggattaggttatgttgaaagcatctctgtgtctgctccccattccacaaattttgtcccttcatcttcttctgaaccttctgtgagtgagattgtgagtgaaactgtcaaaccccctatgagtgaggttgtcaaacccatagaagtttcatcatctaggaagattagggttgatctgaaagagtctaagtctaagaagcctaccctatctaaggacaagacacatgataaacctgcatgggtttgtcacttttgtggaaagtctggacacatacgtccaaactattacaagctgcaagctgcaaagagagcaaacaaaccaaaagtacccgtacctcaagcacaagatcctatggtacttattggtgaattggtaaaagttttaaacctttattctaatcctggagttggtagtCATTCTCacgtgaataagaactccaatacttatggtgcatctaaaaggttttggatgcaaaagactcgaactaactgagtctttctgacgtggtccttgtgcttcattactctaccctttgtgaccattgttctttggttttgtttttttttttttttgtgtttgttctagaattttcattgcataacattcgtgcatttcattctaggtgttttttttttaattaaaaaaaaaaaaggaaaaagggaaaaatggaagaaaaaggaagcaaattgtgttttgtactattattcttggtttttgagaacaaagttggtcaatttattttcacataacatgtcttttgtaccttgtttatcTTTGATGAGTTTACTTATTGCACATTACTAGTTGaagttttgtagtgcatgttgtgtgggaaagatgtttatggtttttgattactttgtcttgatcttaaagtcacatgtttttaactGTCGGACTTGatcttttagagaaaggcataaataaccatctcaccattgttcactagccaatcatgaacaccttagtgcatatcataagattttgtgctcgagaaagtgtaccatatgcacaaaaagaacataaggtgaaacctcggtttaattgcttaataattaaaattggtgtgtatattatcccgactattttaataagtttctgatcaaattaaaattggtatgtatgtTATGAGacataaattcaagaaacttacatgattgcaagcttatgttctaggagatgtgggagttatatgatgtaactctttaagtgatagtctcttttaaattctatgtaatgaattttgtagactttgtgattgattgttattcacatatcacctcacatgtatctcaaatttttgctagttgcacacactacacacgttactctttgctaaacattgtacaagttattgtgtgtgtttatggtctgaccagccaagttttgcaaatactttgaatttttgtgcaaaattaactTGAcgtttgaaaatttatggagaatgtaagaaattttaattttgggaattttgggcttaaattcttgtttttgaaaatcacatcatcacatactcatgcattttgttcttcaatttcaatgctttgagttgtttctaaatgttttttttttcaaaaactgtgtttttcctcaaatttattAAGCCTTTACCAGTTCCGATtgatccattctatttttcgatcaatcaaaatttttttaaaatgttttagtGAGTCTCtatctgtttcgatcgatcaaaactgattttcgatcaatcgaaattttttaaaattgtttttaacaagtctctgtctgttttgatcaatcgaaactcgtgaataaggtttttttaaaaactcagaTTTGACTGTTTCAAactactttttcaaaactttttcaaattttcctctctctctccaacttgGCAAGGCTCCATTGagattttttgtcgttttcagCCAatctttttgcaaggtttttctcttCCTAAGCCAGTATGACCATTGTACcctctctttttcatttattttcatgttttcatgcataaattcatgcatttttgtgggattttcggaacttttcaaaattgggatttttgttaaatcaatcctctttttctaaaattgatcatcgggttttgttcctatattgttatattcatgatatatgttggttaatttgataaatttggggctttgtgaaaaattgaaaattctagggtttgtaattaacccgaattggggattgtgttcaaatttggctaaattgatgaaattggcttgttgatttgatgtaattggtccttattttctgaaatctatcttgtatgatgatcaattagtcaatatcttttaaattgatcaagtggtttttaaaaattttggggtttttgtgttagaaactctatgctcaagccaattttgtgaatttgaacttatttgaacttaattgcaccgcattaggacatgcatcatgtcattgaatttgttcatgcatcatatagatttttgttctacatttttttttgtgctaacttgcagtttGCCCTtggtgtttttttgttttgttcctttgctttgtgttttggtctttatcctagcaccatgcttaggaaaactagagcccataggaccccctccacttcctctgagtctccctctaagagtgaggtgtttaggaatgataaaagcagagaggcctttgagaCTTTGAACTGTAAacgtaagatttgggctgagcatgctgtgattttagatgagattgatccggccattagggctaactttgagtctagaggttggttgtctCTCTTAGaggtagatcatccacccccgacctccctaattagagagttcttctcaaATCTCTCTTGCCaagtctatgattccaacacccttgttaggagttggatacgaggtgttgagttcaccattacccctcgggtagtggctgaagctcttggggttccggttgttcgggagcctgactatccctatgatgagtctcctcccttagatgttgtcatgtcatacatcactgggtcgtctatccagtggggttttgatcctcggatcacatcCACTaagcttaccgagactgcctatcttttctttaggatagcgtgtcattcatTGTGGCCCATTTCTCATCTCCATACCATCCCTCTAGAGCAATGTGTGTTTTTATATGCGTTCGTTTCTGATGCGTCTATCAGTTTCCCATatttgttccttcgttctttgaacgaggttcataggagttctgccgtagggcattcacttattcatcctattttcattcataggattctgtTGTTTTTGGGTCTAGATGGTTTCCCTTCTGGTGAGCTTgttcatgttgttgctcccataggtgccacctttcttagacagaGGGCTactcacttgagagttgctccttcgcATCTTAGAGGTGTGTCATCTGGTGTTGTTCCCCcttctccctcttctacaggtgctgatgCTGCTGAGACGTCTGGTGCTGCTGCTGCTAATGCTgttgttcctccaccgactacttcgaatgattcagacattcgacgtacgttggatcatgtcttgaccgttcaggcggctcatggacagattttggtggacgtgctcgatgagatccgtgccttgcgtgcagagttggcacagtttagacGCTCTTCCacaccacctcccttttgatgatggattttgtttgccctttggaattccgtcacaaaaagaaGGAGTAcattgtagagtttttgttttccgAAGGAGAGCATtttgttggttggagcttgtggagtttagattgtatctaggtgcttcacattgtattttatctttttagctcttgccatgtttttgatgggatattcatgttagggggagtgtttttttattaccttatatgtttcttgttttcaaatgtttattgatttatatttatgagttttttcattgatatatgtctttattatgtgttgtttgaaatcaagaatttactttatttacttgtattttttccacacatgcggttatgcattttgtttagtgtttcaagaaatatacaggttgattcaattgagctgctgtctatacttgcaactgatagatagtagttaggattgaatttgttttatgagcattatttgtgtaaagggcttttattttgtaaactttgagcttctagttgtgttttgtcacggattgccaaagggggagtttgttaggttctaaagacttaggtttttatgtatttagaactctaacatgtattgttggcaaaccatgatcaaaacaatgtgtttagaagtgttttagtcttgctcaaagttgtatattttatgtaaagttggaatcgagctgatGCAGAAAGTATTGTGCATTTCggtctggctcgatcgatcgaagcttaggctcgatcaatcgaatcttgggcaaaatgttttttttctgcagatttccaactcagccctagttgtttaaaacgtttagggttttctaatttgtcctaagtataaaaggcaaaccctagccacgttttagtgttgcttatattgttgtttgtgtaaatctcttttGAGATCTAAAGGAGTTTtcttttacacaaacttagggttttcaaggaggagatattatctacaccttgatgatcaactcggttgctgccattgaagtttaaagaaaacacaagcaggtgtgcttgtatctgatggtgaatccaagaaagaaagagtccgtggattcagagcttgcacgtggtcgtgtcagtaagttctattggttggtagcaataagaagtcgagcgtgaggacttgtaagtcttattgtatgaactttgattctttcaagatagtggattcaagtttaccgtgaggatagctaggttaaatcatctccaggtttttaccggtttggtttcttaggtgatcatatcttgtgttatttatctttccgctgctttgcatgatatgatctttgtgattgtgataacctagat contains the following coding sequences:
- the LOC115959224 gene encoding oleosin 1-like gives rise to the protein MAELQQQSQYQQQPGQQSRAQQVVRAATAATAGGSLLILSCLILAATVIALTIATPLFLIFSPVLVPAVITVALIFMGFLASGGFGVAAVTVLSWIYRYVTGKHPPGADQLDHARLKLASKAREMKDRAEQFGQQHISGTQAS